A region of Rhodoferax potami DNA encodes the following proteins:
- a CDS encoding response regulator transcription factor — protein MKKTILTVEDGDGIRRLIRMTLEYMGFLVLEANGGEQGLEMAREHKPDLVLMDVRMPGVSGLTACEVMRADPQLRNVPVVMLSAADSEDDISAGLASGAKAYLVKPFQPVELIELVTRLIDEAAQPESASAGVVHR, from the coding sequence ATGAAAAAAACAATTTTGACAGTTGAGGACGGCGACGGCATTCGCCGGCTGATTCGCATGACGCTCGAATATATGGGCTTTCTGGTGCTGGAGGCCAATGGCGGTGAGCAGGGCCTCGAAATGGCGCGTGAACACAAGCCCGACCTCGTGCTGATGGATGTCCGGATGCCCGGTGTTTCCGGGCTGACGGCTTGCGAAGTCATGCGCGCAGACCCCCAGCTTCGCAACGTGCCGGTAGTCATGTTGTCAGCTGCGGATTCGGAGGACGATATTTCAGCCGGTCTGGCTAGCGGCGCCAAGGCTTATCTTGTGAAGCCCTTTCAGCCTGTGGAGCTGATTGAGCTGGTCACCCGCCTGATTGACGAGGCGGCCCAGCCAGAGTCTGCGTCCGCCGGCGTGGTCCACCGCTAA